Below is a genomic region from Sutterella megalosphaeroides.
GGAGCGCGGTTACCACAAGCGCTCGCTCAATTCGAACGGCGGTTGGAATACGACGTCGTCCCTTTCCTTCATCAACATGCCGCTCCTCGCGTACGCGGGTGAAATCCGCAGCGCCGTCCTGCTCGTTCACGGCGAGAAGGCCCATTCGCGCTACTTCAGCGAGGACGCGTTCAAGCTCCTCAAGGGCGAGAACAAGTCGCTCGTCATCGTGCCGGGCGCGAACCATACGGATCTCTACGACAAGAAGATTCCGTTCGATACGATCGAAAACTTCTTCTCGACCTACCTGAAGTAAGGTCGCCGGCCGACCGAAACCGATCTTTCGGCCGAAGCTGAAATCGAAAGAGGCGAAGTGCCCGCGCGCTTCGCCTCTTTCCCTCTTTGCGTACGGTTCAAACGCATTCCGTGCACCGTTCGCTCTTTCTTCGCTCTTCACGGTGCCTCACGAGCGCTCGAACCGCTCGAACCCGAGTCGCCGCAGGCGGCTTCGGAGCGTGTTCGCGTTGAGGCCCGAGAGCCGCGCCGCACCGTGTTCGCCCGCCACCCGACCGTTCGTTTGCGCAAGGAGCGCTTCGAAGTAGCACCGTTGCACTTCTTCGAAGGTGAGGGAGGAAAGCGTTTCCCGGAGGACAACCTCACGGGACGTTTGCGATCCTTGCGGCGCTTCGGACATCGTGTCGCCCGGCTCGCTCCATGCGAGCTCCGGCGTGCGTGCGTCGCCGGACCGGGCGCCTCTCCGAAGGGTTTCGGGCTCGTCGCCGGGCTCGGCGTCTTCGTCGCCCGAATAGGCGAGGTGTTCGATCACTTCGGGGAGCGCCATGAGCGTTCGGGCGGCGACGTTGCGCAGTTGCCGAACGTTCCCGGGCCAGAGCTTTTCCTCCGCCTCGCGAAGCGCTGCGGGAAGTAAGGGCGGGACGTCCCGCAGCCCGTAGGCCTTCGCAAATTCCGAAAGAAAGAGGTTGAGAAGCGGCTCGATGTCGACCGTACGCTCTCGGAGGGGTTTGAGCCGCACGGGCAGCACGTTGATTCGGTAGTAGAGGTCGAGTCGGAACGCACCCGATCGGACGAGCGCTTCGAGGTTCCTGTTCGTTGCCGCGATGATCCGCACGTTGACGGGCACTTCGACCGTGCCGCCTACGCGGCGCACGCACTGGTTCTGAAGCGCGTGAAGGAGCTTCGCCTGCATCGAATGAGGCAACTCTCCGATTTCGTCGAGAAATAGCGTGCCGCCGTTCGCCTCTTCGAAAAAGCCGATGTGGCGCTTCACGGCGTTCGTGAAGGCGCCCGCTTCGTGCCCGAAAAATTCGCTTTCCATCAGGGGCTCGGGAATCGCCGAACAGTTGACGCGCACGAAGGGCGCGTCGCGTCGGGCGGACATGCGGTGCACGGTGTTGGCGACCACCTCTTTGCCGGTGCCCGATTCGCCCGTGATGAGCACGGGCACGTCAAAGCGCGCCGCCTGTCGCAGGAGTTCGGCGATTTCCGCCGCGGACGGGGTCGTGCGCAAAAGGCGCGAGAGGACGGATTCTTTCCCTTCGTGCTTGAGCGCTTCGGAAAGAGCGAGGTTTTCCGTCATGAGCTGCTCGTTCGCGCGCCGCAGTCGAATAGCCGCCGCAAACCCCACGTTGAGAGCGAAAAGCACGCGGAAGGATTCGAGCAGAGCCTCGTGCCGGGGCTCGAACGCTCGGGGCTTGCGGCTCCAGAAACACATGACGCCGAGGTGCTGCGTTTCGATGTGAAGCCGCATCATCACGAAACTGCGGATCTCGGGAAAGTAGGCGGGAGCAACGGCGCGCGTGAAGGGGTCTTCCGAAAGATCGGCAACGCGCCGGGTCGCAAAGTCGTCGCGATGGCGAAGCGCCAACGTCTCGGGCGAGAGTTCGATCACGTCGTACATCGTGCGCCCGCCCTCGGGACCCGCTTCGGCCAGGAATTCGATTCGCCCGCGCTCGGCGCGAAGGACGTTGACGAAAATTCCGTCGACGGGCACCCCTTCCTCGCGCAACGCGAGAAGCGTGCGGTGCAGCACGACGTCAAGACGGAGCGACCCTGTGAGAGCCTCCCATAGGCGATGCGGGTGAAGTTCGGAGAGTGACATGCGGAACCTCGTCGGTAAACGTACGGCAGGGAGAAGATAAAAACGATATGTCGTAGGATAACGATATTACGTGAATAAACTACGACATTTCGTAATTCTGAGGAAGAGACCCCTTCGGGATAACCCCGATAGGGAAAGTCGGAGTAAAGGGCGCGCTCCCCGAACGGTCGGGGGCGGGCGAGGAATTTCGGCGGGTTTCCTAGTTTGGCACGCTTCTTGCTTCTAATGGAAGTGACCCCGTCGTGACGCTGAGCGCGTCCGACGCTTGAACGAATTTTTTTAATAAACGGAGACCCATATGGAACAGCACATGACCTCCCGCCGTCGCCTCATCATCGGCGGAGCGCTCGGCTCGGCCGCGGCTTTGGCCGGCAACGTCGCGCAGGCCGCAACGAACGCGAAGCCCAAGTTCGACAAGGTGTACGACATCATCGTCGTCGGCTCGGGTTTTGCGGGGCTTGCCGCCGCGCTCGAAGCGCGACTCGGCGGCGCCGAAGTGCTTCTCATCGAAAAAATGCCCGCCTTCGGCGGCAATTCCGCGATCAACGGCGGCGCGTTCTCGGTTGCGGGTTCCCCCTTGCAGAAGAAGTTCGGGATCGAAGACTCGACCGACCGGATGCTTGCCGACATGATCAAGTCGGGGCGCGGTCTCTCGCACGTGGACCTTCTGAAGATGGTGGTCGAAGGGAGCCTGCCCGCTTATGAATTTACGCTCCGCCACGGCGTCAAGTACAAGGACTTCGTGCAGCACTTCGGCGGCCACTCCGTGCCGCGCACGCTCCAGACGGTTGAAAGTACCGGGGGCGGCATCACGCGTCCGCTCACGGAATCCTGCCGCAAGCACGGCGTGGAACTCCACCTCCACGCGAAGATGGAAGACTTCGTTCGCGCCGAAGACGGCCGCGTGATCGGTCTCACGGTGCGCGAACGCTACCAGTTCCCGAAGGAAGATTCGGGCGTTCTGCAGACCTACGGCGCCCGCAAGGGCGTGATCATGGCGACGGGCGGCTTCTCGCGCAACCTTTGGTTCCGCCGTCAGCAGGATCCGAGCCTCGACGAACGCCTCGACTCGACGAACCACCCCGGTGCGACGGGCGAAGGCCTCTTGAAGATGTTCGCGATCGGCGGTGCCCCGGTTCAGGTCGACCAGATCCAGCTCGGCCCCTGGTGCTCGCCCGACGAACGCGGCTTCGGGCTCGTCTCGCAGTTCAACACGATCGCCGGCTTCCCGATGGGGATTATGGTCGACGTGCGTACGGGGAAGCGCTTCTGCAACGAACTCGCCGACCGCAAGGAACGTACCGACGCGATTCTCGGCCTCATGGAAGACGGGAAGCCCGTCTACCCCGTGTGCTTCACGGACTCGAAGGGCGTCGAAAAGGCCCAGACCCTGAAGAACGGCCTCAAGTACGGCGTCATCAAGGCCTTTGACACGATCGAAGACCTCGCGAAGGCCTACGGCATTCCGGCGGATGCCCTCGTCGAACAGGTGAAGCGCTTCAACGCGATGGTGGCCGACAAGAACGACACGGAATTCCACCGTGCGCTCGACCTCGCGATTCAGCTCGACAAGCCTCCCTTCTACGCCTGCCGCGTCTGGCCGAAGGTGCACTACTGCATGGGCGGCGTCGGCATCACGGCGAAGGCCGAAGTCTATTCGGTCGAAGGGAAGGTGATCCCAGGGCTTTATGCCGCGGGCGAAGTCACGGGCGGCACGCACGGCGCTTCGCGCCTCGGCGGCTGCGCCATTGCGGACGGTCTCGTCATGGGCCGCGTCGCCGCGGACAACTGCCTCAAGATG
It encodes:
- a CDS encoding flavocytochrome c; the encoded protein is MTSRRRLIIGGALGSAAALAGNVAQAATNAKPKFDKVYDIIVVGSGFAGLAAALEARLGGAEVLLIEKMPAFGGNSAINGGAFSVAGSPLQKKFGIEDSTDRMLADMIKSGRGLSHVDLLKMVVEGSLPAYEFTLRHGVKYKDFVQHFGGHSVPRTLQTVESTGGGITRPLTESCRKHGVELHLHAKMEDFVRAEDGRVIGLTVRERYQFPKEDSGVLQTYGARKGVIMATGGFSRNLWFRRQQDPSLDERLDSTNHPGATGEGLLKMFAIGGAPVQVDQIQLGPWCSPDERGFGLVSQFNTIAGFPMGIMVDVRTGKRFCNELADRKERTDAILGLMEDGKPVYPVCFTDSKGVEKAQTLKNGLKYGVIKAFDTIEDLAKAYGIPADALVEQVKRFNAMVADKNDTEFHRALDLAIQLDKPPFYACRVWPKVHYCMGGVGITAKAEVYSVEGKVIPGLYAAGEVTGGTHGASRLGGCAIADGLVMGRVAADNCLKMKPVAL
- a CDS encoding sigma-54-dependent Fis family transcriptional regulator gives rise to the protein MSLSELHPHRLWEALTGSLRLDVVLHRTLLALREEGVPVDGIFVNVLRAERGRIEFLAEAGPEGGRTMYDVIELSPETLALRHRDDFATRRVADLSEDPFTRAVAPAYFPEIRSFVMMRLHIETQHLGVMCFWSRKPRAFEPRHEALLESFRVLFALNVGFAAAIRLRRANEQLMTENLALSEALKHEGKESVLSRLLRTTPSAAEIAELLRQAARFDVPVLITGESGTGKEVVANTVHRMSARRDAPFVRVNCSAIPEPLMESEFFGHEAGAFTNAVKRHIGFFEEANGGTLFLDEIGELPHSMQAKLLHALQNQCVRRVGGTVEVPVNVRIIAATNRNLEALVRSGAFRLDLYYRINVLPVRLKPLRERTVDIEPLLNLFLSEFAKAYGLRDVPPLLPAALREAEEKLWPGNVRQLRNVAARTLMALPEVIEHLAYSGDEDAEPGDEPETLRRGARSGDARTPELAWSEPGDTMSEAPQGSQTSREVVLRETLSSLTFEEVQRCYFEALLAQTNGRVAGEHGAARLSGLNANTLRSRLRRLGFERFERS